A portion of the Limanda limanda chromosome 3, fLimLim1.1, whole genome shotgun sequence genome contains these proteins:
- the si:ch211-260e23.9 gene encoding tumor protein p53-inducible nuclear protein 2 translates to MIGKILSHLLWNTCEVFEAADDGFEEMMEFEEGGWIFVNLPESGSLSVPETDPLENLLIEHPSMSVYQMRPRMSGEEEEEEEQGSDEDEADTPRPVAVRQHISWRLAAWGIPLPCNIRLLAVQRARTQAEAKKLSRSSLHRQNLAKMRFSPAEKRYGHFKQPFQRLCNY, encoded by the exons ATGATTGGAAAGATTCTTTCTCATCTGCTTTGGAACACATGCGAGGTCTTTGAGGCAGCAGACGACGGTTTTGAGGAGATGATGGAGTttgaggagggaggatggatcTTTGTTAATCTCCCAG AGAGCGGGTCGCTGTCAGTCCCTGAGACGGATCCACTCGAGAACCTGCTGATCGAACACCCGAGCATGTCTGTCTACCAGATGAGACCCAGGATgagtggggaggaggaggaggaagaggagcaaggctCTGACGAAGATGAAGCAGACACTCCCAG gCCAGTGGCAGTGAGGCAGCACATTTCTTGGCGTTTGGCTGCCTGGGGAATCCCTCTGCCCTGCAACATCCGGCTGCTGGCTGTCCAGAGGGCCAGGACTCAGGCTGAGGCGAAGAAGCTGAGCCGCAGCTCCCTTCACAGGCAGAATTTAGCCAAGATGCGATTCTCCCCAGCAGAGAAGCGCTACGGCCACTTCAAGCAGCCCTTCCAGCGCCTCTGCAACTACTAA
- the LOC132998284 gene encoding protein C19orf12 homolog, whose translation MPPHMNDVMRLCCEISAHDQIKVAVKNSTKGAMVAGGTAFLGGMLCGPPGIAVGGAVGGLLGSWLTSGTFRPLPEILMELPQNQKQKLYTDIVAVLGSLDWTDVAQLIALVMGNATLQQQVTAALLNYVAKELRADVRYQD comes from the exons ATGCCCCCCCACATGAATGACGTCATGCGTCTGTGCTGTGAAATATCAGCACATGATCAGATCAAGGTCGCGGTGAAAAACTCCACCAAAGGAGCGATGGTGGCCGGAGGGACTGCCTTCCTAGGTGGGATGCTCTGTGGACCTCCTGGGATCGCTGTGG GCGGAGCGGTTGGTGGTCTCTTGGGCAGCTGGCTGACCAGCGGCACGTTCAGGCCTCTACCTGAGATCCTGATGGAGCTGCCACAAAACCAGAAACAGAAGCTCTATACTGACATTGTGGCCGTCCTGGGCAGCCTGGACTGGACAGACGTAGCCCAGCTCATCGCTCTTGTGATGGGCAACGccactctccagcagcaggtcacCGCTGCGCTGCTCAACTATGTTGCAAAGGAACTCAGAGCAGATGTGCGTTATCAGGACTGA
- the LOC132998283 gene encoding AP-2 complex subunit alpha-2-like — MPAVSKGDGMRGLAVFISDIRNCKSKEAEIKRINKELANIRSKFKGDKALDGYSKKKYVCKLLFIFLLGHDIDFGHMEAVNLLSSNKYTEKQIGYLFISVLVNSNSDLISLINNGIKNDLASRNPTFMNLALHCIANVGSREMAEAFASEIPRILVAGDTMDSVKQSAALCLLRLNRTSPDLVPMGEWTARVVHLLNDQHLGVVTAATSLITTLAQKSPDDFKTSISLAVARLSRIVTSASIDLQDYTYYFVAAPWLSVKLLRLLQCYPPPEDAALRSRLTECLETILNKAQEPPKSKKVQHSNAKNAVLFEAIALIIHHDSEPTLLVRACNQLGQFLQHRETNLRYLALESMCTLASSEFSHEAVKTHIETVINALKTERDVSVRQRAVDLLYAMCDRSNAKQIVAEMLSYLETADYSIREEIVLKVAILAEKYAVDYTWYVDTILNLIRMAGDHVSEEVWYRVIQIVINQDDVQGYAAKTVFEALQAPACHENLVKVGGYILGEFGNLIAGDSRSSPLIQFNLLHSKFHLCSVPTRALLLSAYIKFINLFPEIKATIQEVLRSDSQLRNADVELQQRAVEYLRLSCIASTDILATVLEEMPPFPERESSILTKLKRKKGPGNLPDIDDARRNVNGNTEHIEKTEATNKDSTHSFTDLLNLNSTPSAGPNLLIDVFSDSSTLEATDVCEENFTRFVCKNNGVIYENQLLQIGLKSEYRQNLGRVHMFYGNKTSTQFLSFSSSVTSSDALLTQLNVQTKTVEPVVEGGAQAQQILNIECVSDFTDALILNIQFRYGGALQNIAVKLPVMLNKFFQPTEMMSEDFFQRWKQLGAPQQEVQKIFKAQHPMDTDVIKAKILGFGVALLEQVDPNPENFVGAGVIHTKNTQVGCLLRLEPNAPAEMYRLTLRTSRESVSQRLCDLLSEQF, encoded by the exons GAGACAAGGCTCTAGATGGCTACAGTAAGAAAAAGTACGTCTGCAAGTTGCTTTTCATCTTTCTCCTGGGACATGATATTGACTTCGGACACATGGAGGCCGTCAACCTCCTCAGCTCCAACaagtacacagagaaacaaatt GGTTACCTGTTCATCTCAGTGCTGGTGAATTCTAACAGTGACCTGATCAGTCTCATCAACAATGGCATTAAGAATGACCTGGCCAGCCGCAACCCAACCTTCATGAACCTGGCTCTGCACTGCATCGCTAATGTGGGCAGCAGAGAGATGGCGGAGGCTTTCGCTTCTGAAATTCCCAGGATCTTGGTGGCAGG GGACACCATGGACAGCGTGAAGCAGAGTGCAGCACTGTGTCTGCTGCGACTCAATAGGACGTCTCCTGACCTGGTGCCCATGGGTGAATGGACAGCTCGAGTGGTGCATCTGCTTAATGACCAGCACCTG gGAGTGGTGACAGCAGCCACCAGCCTTATTACCACTCTGGCTCAGAAGAGTCCTGACGACTTCAAAACCTCCATCTCACTTGCTGTGGCCAGGCTCAGCAGG ATTGTGACATCCGCATCCATCGACCTACAGGACTACACATACTACTTCGTGGCTGCACCATGGCTATCTGTCAAATTGCTGCGTCTTCTTCAGTGCTACCCTCCACCTG AGGATGCAGCGCTGCGAAGTCGTCTCACCGAGTGTCTGGAGACCATCCTCAATAAAGCCCAGGAGCCACCCAAGTCCAAGAAGGTCCAGCACTCCAACGCAAAGAACGCTGTTCTGTTTGAAGCCATCGCCCTCATCATCCACCATGACAG TGAGCCCACGCTGTTGGTACGGGCCTGTAACCAGTTAGGTCAGTTCCTGCAGCACAGGGAGACCAACCTCCGTTACTTGGCCCTGGAGAGCATGTGCACGCTGGCCAGCTCAGAGTTTTCTCACGAGGCAGTAAAGACACATATAGAAACTGTGATCAATGCTCTAAAG ACAGAGCGGGACGTGAGTGTCCGTCAGCGGGCTGTGGATCTGCTCTACGCCATGTGTGACCGCAGCAATGCCAAGCAGATTGTTGCAGAGATGCTGAGCTACCTGGAGACGGCCGACTACTCGATCAGAGAGGAGATA GTGCTTAAGGTGGCCATCCTGGCAGAGAAGTATGCTGTGGACTACACCTGGTACGTGGATACCATCCTCAACCTCATCCGCATGGCCGGCGACCATGTCAGTGAAGAAGTGTGGTATCGGGTCATTCAGATTGTCATAAACCAAGACGATGTCCAAGGCTATGCTGCCAAGACTGTCTTTGAG GCACTACAGGCACCCGCCTGCCATGAGAACCTGGTGAAGGTGGGGGGTTACATCCTTGGAGAGTTTGGCAACTTAATTGCTGGTGACTCACGCTCCAG cCCTCTGATCCAGTTCAACCTTCTTCACTCCAAGTTTCATCTCTGCTCTGTGCCAACTCGTGCACTGCTGCTGTCGGCTTACATCAAGTTCATTAACTTGTTTCCAGAAATAAAGGCCACGATCCAAGAAGTCCTCCGGTCGGACAGCCAGCTCCGAAACGCTGACGTTGAACTTCAGCAGAGAGCCGTCGAGTACTTGAGGCTCAGCTGCATTGCCAGCACTGATATATTG GCCACAGTCTTAGAAGAAATGCCTCCTTTCCCAGAGAGAGAGTCGTCAATCCTTACAAAGCTGAAGAGAAAGAAGGGCCCGGGCAATCTGCCCGATATCGATGACGCCCGGCGGAATGTTAATGGCAACACTGAGCACATCGAGAAAACTGAAGCCACTAACAAG GACTCCACTCACTCCTTCACAGACCTGCTGAATCTTAACTCGACCCCTTCAGCAGGACCCAATCTGCTGATAGATGTCTTCTCTGACAGCTCTACCCTGGAGGCCACAGACGTGTGCGAGGAAAACTTTACCAG ATTTGTGTGTAAGAACAACGGTGTTATCTATGAGAACCAGCTTTTGCAGATTGGACTGAAGTCTGAGTACAGACAGAACCTGG GTCGCGTGCACATGTTTTATGGCAACAAGACATCTACCCAgttcctcagcttctcctcatcAGTGACCAGTTCTGATGCACTCCTGACTCA gctGAATGTCCAGACTAAGACAGTAGAACCCGTAGTAGAAGGTGGGGCTCAGGCCCAGCAGATCCTCAACATTGAGTGCGTGTCAGATTTCACGGATGCACTGATCCTCAACATACAGTTCAG GTACGGTGGAGCTCTTCAGAACATTGCAGTGAAACTTCCTGTGATGCTGAACAAGTTTTTCCAGCCCACCGAGATGATGTCCGAGGACTTCTTCCAACGCTGGAAACAGCTTGGAGC gCCTCAGCAAGAGGTTCAGAAAATCTTCAAAGCCCAACACCCGATGGACACAGACGTTATCAAGGCCAAG ATCTTAGGTTTCGGCGTCGCTCTGTTGGAGCAGGTGGATCCCAATCCTGAAAACTTTGTCGGAGCTGGAGTCATTCACACTAAGAACACTCAGGTGGGCTGCCTGCTCAGACTGGAGCCCAACGCACCAGCCgag ATGTACCGTCTGACCCTCCGGACCAGCAGGGAATCAGTGTCTCAGAGACTGTGTGACCTCCTCTCTGAACAGTTTTAG